One uncultured Caproiciproducens sp. DNA segment encodes these proteins:
- a CDS encoding helix-turn-helix domain-containing protein → MKGYFVSNVMKIVRNLRLTAKSINVYLYLAECSNGKGECWPSKKTIAEDCKISVATVTRALRELEKAGMIISEPRRRNLNNGQTSNRYTVFTEPQITEPADQAAAIGTQEDKQETIQCMEAAYVQLEIPEQTFIMPENPSHEELTENTTSVPAPYDHQVIPVKGKRDRNKKISASRLLRIRIFFRLLLSQFDMPPRVNMTPQRTNSTTKVPLKQRKKEFISKLAK, encoded by the coding sequence ATGAAAGGATATTTTGTATCAAATGTAATGAAAATTGTACGAAATTTAAGATTGACAGCCAAATCAATAAACGTCTATCTGTATTTAGCAGAGTGCAGCAACGGAAAGGGAGAGTGCTGGCCGTCCAAAAAGACCATTGCGGAGGACTGCAAAATCAGTGTGGCCACTGTTACCCGCGCGCTGCGCGAACTAGAAAAGGCAGGGATGATCATCTCCGAACCACGCCGCCGGAATCTTAATAACGGACAAACTTCTAACCGATACACAGTATTCACGGAACCGCAGATAACAGAACCGGCAGACCAGGCCGCAGCCATTGGCACCCAAGAAGATAAGCAGGAAACAATTCAATGCATGGAGGCTGCATACGTACAGCTGGAAATCCCAGAACAGACTTTCATAATGCCAGAGAATCCATCCCATGAGGAGCTTACTGAAAACACAACATCCGTACCCGCGCCGTACGATCATCAGGTTATTCCTGTTAAGGGGAAAAGAGATCGCAACAAAAAGATATCAGCATCCCGTTTGCTGAGAATCCGGATTTTCTTCCGCCTTCTTTTAAGCCAATTTGACATGCCCCCCCGTGTCAATATGACACCCCAAAGAACTAACTCTACAACGAAGGTACCGTTAAAGCAGAGAAAAAAAGAGTTTATCTCTAAGTTAGCTAAGTAG
- a CDS encoding glycosyltransferase family 2 protein translates to MQHRKNVVAVVVTYNRRELLLQCIEKLLKQQVCACDVLIIDNASTDGTAEALQEKDDLRLYYCNTGKNLGGAGGFHFGMRKAVEAGYDYIWIMDDDTLPESDALAKLLEADEKLTGSYGFLSSRTLWTDGSDCQMNLQRKTPYRDIDGFDRPLIPVVMASFVSLFLHTDTIIKFGLPIAEFFIWSDDWEYTRRISLKLPCYLVTTSRVIHAMKNRTVANIATDIPERLSRYRYFYRNDVYLYRREGLKGWLWLIAKDFWHSVQVITKSRGHKWEKLKIIWSGFAHGIHFLKGNDDVLQF, encoded by the coding sequence ATGCAGCATAGAAAAAACGTTGTGGCAGTAGTCGTCACATATAATCGTAGGGAACTACTGTTGCAGTGCATTGAGAAGTTGCTGAAGCAACAGGTTTGTGCCTGCGACGTACTGATAATTGACAATGCCAGTACCGATGGTACTGCGGAAGCCTTACAAGAGAAAGATGATCTGCGCTTGTACTATTGCAATACCGGAAAAAATTTGGGCGGTGCCGGTGGATTTCATTTTGGCATGCGCAAAGCAGTAGAAGCAGGATATGACTATATCTGGATTATGGACGACGACACGCTGCCTGAGTCGGATGCACTGGCAAAGCTGTTGGAGGCTGATGAAAAACTGACTGGTAGTTATGGCTTCTTGTCCAGCCGTACATTGTGGACTGATGGTAGCGACTGCCAAATGAATCTACAGCGCAAAACTCCTTACCGCGATATTGATGGGTTTGACCGTCCGCTAATACCTGTTGTAATGGCAAGTTTTGTATCACTGTTTCTGCACACGGATACAATTATTAAGTTTGGCCTGCCGATAGCAGAATTTTTTATCTGGTCGGATGATTGGGAATATACGCGCCGTATCTCTCTCAAGCTGCCTTGCTATTTGGTAACAACCAGCAGGGTGATTCATGCCATGAAAAATCGGACGGTGGCCAATATCGCCACAGATATTCCGGAACGACTATCACGATACCGATACTTTTATCGAAATGATGTTTATCTTTACCGACGTGAAGGGCTGAAAGGCTGGCTCTGGTTGATCGCCAAGGACTTCTGGCACAGTGTACAGGTGATTACGAAAAGCCGCGGTCACAAATGGGAAAAGCTCAAGATCATCTGGAGCGGATTTGCCCACGGAATTCATTTTTTGAAAGGAAATGACGATGTTCTTCAATTCTGA
- a CDS encoding reverse transcriptase domain-containing protein: MNHAKLIRQIWSMGIRDKKLLCIIKTMLKAPIKMPDGQTVYPKKGTPQGGILSPLLSNIVLNELDWWVSSQWETMPTHTAYETMCGDKLNRGNVYRVLKKTGLKEMFIVRYADDFKIFCRTKSDADKVFLAVKQWLRDRLKLEISEEKSKVVNLKKQYSEFLGFKLKAVKKGGKYVVKSHMSDKALQSEKEKLSGKIKEMQRPKDLLDEKRMLNLHNSMVWGIHNYYKFATHISIDCAKIQRSLSIVMKNRLGNRLSKTGITNNIYILKNYGASKRMRYLNKYPLCPIGYIQAKAPLYKKKEICKYTQTGRVEIHDNLKFDITVLLLLMRERHTNKSIEFMDNRLSLWAAQYGKCAVTGRVLWVDEIHCHHKVPTENGGTDRYNNLIILHRDVHTLIHAVQPETIQAYLNKITPTQTMLKKINKLRMTAGNTAI; the protein is encoded by the coding sequence GTGAACCATGCAAAGCTGATACGGCAGATATGGTCGATGGGGATACGAGATAAAAAATTGCTATGCATTATAAAAACAATGCTGAAAGCTCCAATAAAAATGCCTGATGGTCAAACGGTATACCCCAAAAAGGGAACGCCCCAAGGTGGAATACTGTCGCCGCTATTATCCAACATCGTGCTCAACGAATTGGATTGGTGGGTTTCCTCTCAATGGGAAACCATGCCGACTCACACAGCTTATGAAACGATGTGTGGCGACAAGCTCAACCGTGGAAATGTATATCGGGTGCTCAAGAAAACAGGCTTAAAGGAAATGTTTATCGTCAGATACGCAGATGATTTTAAAATCTTCTGCCGTACAAAAAGTGATGCCGACAAGGTGTTTCTGGCGGTTAAGCAGTGGCTTAGGGACAGACTGAAATTAGAAATCAGTGAAGAAAAGTCCAAAGTCGTTAATCTGAAAAAGCAGTATTCGGAGTTCCTTGGGTTCAAGCTCAAGGCAGTAAAAAAAGGCGGCAAATATGTGGTGAAGTCTCATATGAGCGATAAGGCGTTGCAGAGCGAAAAAGAAAAGCTCTCTGGAAAAATAAAGGAAATGCAGCGTCCAAAAGATTTGCTTGATGAGAAACGGATGCTTAACCTGCACAACTCAATGGTATGGGGTATCCACAATTACTACAAATTTGCCACTCACATCAGCATTGATTGCGCCAAAATTCAACGTAGTCTCAGCATAGTAATGAAAAATAGGTTGGGAAATCGTCTTAGCAAAACAGGGATTACAAATAACATATACATTCTGAAAAACTATGGGGCAAGCAAGCGAATGCGGTATCTTAATAAATACCCACTATGTCCTATCGGTTACATTCAGGCAAAAGCGCCCCTTTACAAGAAGAAAGAGATATGTAAATACACGCAAACAGGCAGAGTTGAAATCCATGATAATTTGAAGTTTGATATCACAGTGTTGCTATTGCTCATGCGAGAGCGACACACGAACAAAAGCATTGAATTTATGGATAACAGGCTCTCTCTATGGGCGGCTCAGTATGGAAAATGCGCTGTGACAGGAAGGGTGCTGTGGGTTGATGAAATCCACTGTCACCATAAAGTTCCGACAGAAAATGGTGGAACGGACAGGTATAACAATCTAATTATCCTGCACAGAGATGTACACACACTAATTCATGCGGTTCAGCCCGAAACAATCCAAGCGTATCTCAACAAAATTACCCCTACACAAACCATGCTAAAGAAAATCAACAAGTTAAGGATGACGGCTGGTAACACCGCCATCTGA
- a CDS encoding EpsG family protein, translated as MLYYNLLLLLIVVLGILICEIKKSHLNNAVFLGISGVAMIVLSALRANTVGIDYKQYADYFTQVHDGGWSFLISSANGYRIEPGYSLLNYLVSLFTSDVRIYMLIVSILVITLTVVLLYKYSPIPWVGMFVFGSFGFLGNSLSFLRQSIAIAIFLFAIEFLKDKKLAPYLIIILLAASFHKAMLIMIPVYFIAHIKVNWKSLTTYAAITALIMGLSWPLFNVVTKYVYQYYATQEGLYYMNGRDWQTAAIPVITMVTILILKDFILKRDPKNIVLINFSIYSGLLYIMTCQHFLFQRFGMMFFTSAFLLIPEMLASVGVNAEQAEVLNNTENLKNYNNKEQKKKALQERRQIKSNQNMHKYIYYYATAAVLFIGFLYNVWILMQNRINLTPYVTFFTQK; from the coding sequence ATGTTATACTATAACTTACTTTTATTACTCATTGTTGTCTTAGGCATATTGATTTGTGAAATCAAAAAGAGCCATCTCAATAACGCTGTTTTTCTTGGTATTTCCGGTGTTGCCATGATCGTGCTGTCTGCCTTGAGGGCAAACACGGTCGGAATTGATTATAAACAGTATGCCGATTATTTTACGCAAGTTCATGACGGCGGTTGGTCGTTTCTCATCAGCTCCGCCAATGGATACCGCATTGAGCCGGGTTACAGCCTGTTAAACTACTTGGTTTCACTTTTCACCAGTGATGTTCGTATTTATATGTTAATTGTCTCCATCCTTGTAATAACACTGACCGTTGTTTTGCTGTACAAGTACTCCCCTATTCCGTGGGTTGGCATGTTTGTGTTCGGCAGTTTCGGCTTTTTGGGAAATTCCCTCAGCTTTCTCCGTCAGTCGATTGCCATTGCTATCTTCTTATTTGCAATCGAGTTCTTAAAAGATAAAAAGCTTGCGCCTTATCTTATCATTATTCTTTTGGCTGCCAGTTTCCACAAGGCAATGTTAATCATGATTCCTGTTTACTTTATCGCACATATTAAAGTGAATTGGAAATCTCTCACAACATATGCCGCAATAACAGCTCTCATTATGGGTTTATCATGGCCGCTCTTTAATGTTGTTACAAAATATGTATATCAGTACTATGCCACGCAGGAAGGTCTGTACTATATGAACGGACGTGACTGGCAGACAGCTGCAATACCGGTCATTACTATGGTAACGATTCTAATTTTGAAAGATTTCATTCTGAAGCGTGACCCCAAGAATATTGTGCTGATTAACTTTTCGATTTATTCGGGGCTGCTTTATATCATGACCTGCCAACATTTCCTGTTCCAGCGTTTCGGCATGATGTTCTTCACTTCAGCTTTTTTACTCATTCCTGAAATGCTCGCCAGCGTTGGTGTGAACGCAGAGCAAGCAGAAGTACTGAACAACACTGAAAACCTGAAGAACTACAATAATAAAGAGCAAAAGAAAAAAGCACTTCAGGAACGCCGCCAAATCAAGAGCAACCAAAATATGCATAAATATATTTACTACTACGCAACAGCTGCAGTGTTGTTTATCGGCTTCCTTTACAATGTCTGGATATTGATGCAAAACCGAATCAACTTAACCCCTTATGTAACGTTTTTTACTCAGAAATAA
- a CDS encoding DUF4422 domain-containing protein: MAFHKDYWTPKDTVYFPVWCGACRQPDVATYGFQRDDVGNSISDRNPSFCELTALYWAWKNMDTEYLGLVHYRRYFAQCWTGEKHSRIANREALMRMLEMAPVILPRTRHYWIDTNYGQYVHAHHAEDLAQTRAILSIKCPEYLPAYDASMKRSSGHRFNMFVMRCDLLDAYCTWIFEILFELEKKLDISHYSTNDQRVFGFVAERLMDCWIETNHIAYTEMPVVSLESQHWLKKGSTFLMRRFRGKTAG, encoded by the coding sequence GTGGCTTTCCATAAAGATTACTGGACGCCGAAAGATACAGTGTACTTTCCTGTATGGTGCGGCGCTTGCCGGCAGCCGGATGTAGCGACTTATGGATTCCAGCGAGATGATGTCGGTAACAGCATCAGCGACAGGAACCCTTCTTTTTGCGAGCTGACGGCACTGTACTGGGCATGGAAGAACATGGATACCGAATATCTTGGGCTGGTGCATTATCGCCGTTATTTCGCCCAGTGTTGGACCGGAGAAAAACACAGCCGAATCGCAAACCGTGAAGCCTTAATGCGTATGCTGGAAATGGCCCCTGTGATTTTGCCGCGAACACGACACTACTGGATAGACACTAATTATGGTCAATATGTTCATGCGCATCATGCTGAGGATTTGGCTCAGACAAGGGCAATTTTGTCTATAAAATGCCCAGAATACTTGCCTGCCTATGATGCCAGCATGAAACGTTCCAGCGGACACCGCTTTAATATGTTTGTAATGCGGTGTGATCTTTTGGACGCTTACTGTACCTGGATTTTTGAAATTCTATTCGAACTGGAAAAAAAGTTGGACATCTCTCATTACAGCACAAATGACCAGAGAGTTTTCGGCTTTGTGGCAGAGCGCCTGATGGACTGCTGGATTGAAACAAACCATATTGCCTACACGGAGATGCCGGTCGTGAGTCTGGAAAGTCAGCACTGGTTGAAAAAAGGATCTACTTTTCTGATGCGTCGTTTTCGTGGGAAAACCGCAGGATGA
- the glf gene encoding UDP-galactopyranose mutase → MKKTYDYLIVGAGLYGAVFARKAQEAGKKCLVIDKQNHIAGNIYTEKVEGIDVHRYGAHIFHTNNWEVWSYIKNFAKFNRYTNSPIANYRGEIYNLPFNMNTFNKMWGVVTPAQAQAKIDEQRKAAGIKNPKNLEEQAISLAGTDIYQKLIKGYTQKQWGRPCSELPAFIIKRLPVRLTYDNNYFNALYQGIPIEGYTKMVANLLGDTEVRLNVDYLEQKTELNELSDKVVYTGPIDAYFGYQLGALQYRSVRFETETLDMENYQGNAVINYTDDETPYTRIIEHKHFTFGTQSKTIISREYSAEWKPGDEPYYPVNDEKNGALYQKYKILANAEPNVIFGGRLGEYKYYDMDKVIEVALDVAKKELA, encoded by the coding sequence ATGAAAAAAACGTATGATTATCTGATCGTCGGCGCCGGCCTTTACGGTGCGGTGTTTGCCCGGAAGGCGCAAGAGGCCGGGAAGAAGTGTCTAGTGATTGATAAGCAGAATCATATTGCAGGCAATATCTACACTGAAAAGGTAGAGGGCATAGATGTGCATCGCTATGGTGCTCATATTTTCCATACAAACAATTGGGAAGTGTGGAGCTATATCAAGAATTTTGCCAAGTTCAACCGATACACCAATAGCCCAATTGCAAATTATAGAGGAGAGATTTACAACCTGCCTTTTAATATGAATACCTTTAACAAAATGTGGGGTGTGGTTACGCCTGCACAGGCCCAGGCTAAAATTGATGAGCAACGTAAAGCTGCCGGCATCAAAAATCCAAAAAATCTGGAAGAGCAGGCAATTAGCCTGGCCGGCACTGATATCTATCAAAAGTTAATCAAGGGCTACACGCAAAAGCAGTGGGGGCGCCCTTGCTCGGAACTGCCGGCGTTTATCATCAAGCGTCTCCCAGTACGCCTTACTTATGATAACAATTATTTTAATGCACTATATCAGGGCATCCCAATCGAGGGCTACACAAAAATGGTGGCAAATCTGCTGGGCGATACGGAAGTGCGTCTGAACGTAGACTATTTAGAACAAAAGACGGAACTGAACGAACTGAGTGATAAAGTCGTATATACCGGCCCGATTGATGCCTATTTTGGCTATCAGTTGGGTGCCCTGCAATATCGCAGCGTTCGTTTTGAAACCGAAACATTGGATATGGAAAACTATCAGGGAAATGCTGTTATAAACTACACAGATGATGAAACCCCATATACACGTATTATTGAGCATAAGCATTTTACCTTTGGTACACAATCGAAGACTATCATTAGCCGTGAGTACAGTGCTGAGTGGAAGCCTGGCGACGAGCCGTATTATCCGGTCAATGACGAGAAGAACGGTGCACTGTATCAGAAATACAAAATACTGGCCAATGCGGAACCAAATGTGATATTTGGCGGCCGCTTGGGCGAGTATAAATACTATGATATGGACAAAGTGATTGAAGTGGCCCTCGATGTGGCAAAAAAGGAGCTGGCCTGA
- a CDS encoding ATP-dependent Clp protease ATP-binding subunit, translating to MMCSRCHKRPAVVFISPTVNSKESQGLCLVCAKELGIKPVNDLMEKMGITEEQMEAMESELNELMAANADGTEDGEDSGDDGFVPGGAATFPFLQNVFSGSESSPEKIQDNDTAKKDRREKKKTKRKHLDTYCTNLTAKAQAGEIDNIIGRDKEISRVIQILSRRTKNNPCLIGEPGVGKTAVAEGLALRIANGTVPARLMKKEIHLLDLTALVAGTQFRGQFESRIKGLVDEVKAEGNIILFIDEVHNLVGTGDAEGSMNAANILKPALSRGEIQVIGATTFVEYRKHIEKDAALERRFQPVTIAEPSVEETVDVLMGIKSYYEAYHRVRVPEQIVRKAAVLSERYINDRFLPDKAIDLLDEACACAALRNSSMADYDSVNFELEKLKEREEELTADDVQPDYERLAAVRTDISKLEERTRELAPMALGAAVEEKDIARVIELWTGIPASRIQENELKKLADIEDTLNSKIIGQQEAVKAVSAAIRRSRVQISPRRRPASFIFVGPTGVGKTELVKVLSKELFDTPETLIRLDMSEFMEKHSVSRIIGSPPGYVGYDEAGQVTEKVRRRPYSVLLFDEIEKAHPDVMNILLQILDEGRITDAHGRTVNFENTVLVMTSNAGSEKKEGTLGFAKNDTDVTREKALKALSDFLRPEFLSRVDEVIVFRPLNTDDFEAISHLMLNEYVDSLKERGIKLIYDDKATRYLAQHAFGGKSAARDLRNLIRRQVEDKIASLIVDHYGDTIIGISISADEKDGIILDVLK from the coding sequence ATGATGTGTTCGAGATGCCATAAAAGGCCGGCGGTTGTTTTTATCTCGCCGACGGTTAATTCAAAAGAGAGCCAGGGACTCTGCCTTGTCTGCGCCAAGGAGCTCGGCATTAAGCCCGTCAACGATTTGATGGAGAAGATGGGAATCACCGAGGAACAGATGGAGGCAATGGAGTCGGAACTGAACGAACTGATGGCCGCCAATGCGGATGGTACGGAGGATGGGGAGGATAGCGGTGACGACGGCTTTGTGCCGGGGGGAGCCGCAACGTTTCCTTTTCTTCAGAATGTTTTTTCCGGCAGTGAAAGCAGCCCGGAAAAGATTCAGGACAATGATACGGCTAAAAAAGACAGAAGAGAAAAAAAGAAAACAAAAAGGAAGCATCTTGATACCTATTGCACCAATTTAACCGCGAAGGCGCAGGCAGGTGAGATTGATAATATCATCGGCCGCGACAAAGAAATTTCCCGAGTGATACAGATTTTAAGCCGACGTACGAAAAACAATCCGTGTCTGATCGGTGAACCGGGTGTCGGAAAAACTGCCGTGGCGGAAGGTCTGGCACTGCGTATTGCAAACGGTACCGTACCCGCAAGACTGATGAAAAAAGAAATTCATCTGCTCGATTTAACAGCTTTGGTTGCCGGCACACAGTTCCGCGGCCAATTTGAAAGCCGTATTAAGGGACTTGTCGATGAAGTAAAGGCAGAAGGCAATATCATACTGTTTATCGACGAGGTGCATAATCTTGTTGGCACAGGCGACGCGGAAGGCTCTATGAACGCCGCCAATATCTTGAAACCGGCGCTGTCAAGAGGCGAAATACAGGTGATCGGCGCAACAACTTTTGTGGAATACCGCAAACACATTGAAAAGGATGCCGCTTTGGAAAGGCGTTTTCAGCCTGTTACCATAGCGGAACCCTCCGTTGAAGAAACCGTAGATGTGTTAATGGGCATTAAGTCGTACTATGAAGCATATCACCGCGTCCGCGTTCCGGAGCAGATTGTGCGAAAGGCTGCGGTGCTTTCGGAAAGATACATCAACGACCGTTTTCTGCCCGACAAGGCAATAGACTTACTTGACGAAGCTTGCGCCTGCGCTGCGCTTCGCAATAGTTCCATGGCGGATTATGATTCGGTAAACTTTGAGCTGGAAAAGTTGAAAGAGCGCGAGGAAGAGCTTACTGCAGACGATGTTCAGCCTGATTATGAAAGGCTGGCGGCGGTGCGCACCGATATTTCCAAGCTGGAGGAAAGAACAAGGGAACTTGCACCCATGGCTCTTGGAGCTGCGGTTGAAGAAAAGGATATCGCAAGGGTTATCGAACTTTGGACTGGGATTCCCGCAAGCAGAATACAGGAAAATGAGCTGAAAAAACTGGCGGATATCGAAGATACCTTGAATTCGAAGATTATTGGACAGCAGGAGGCGGTGAAAGCCGTTTCGGCGGCGATCCGCCGCAGCAGGGTGCAGATCAGCCCCCGCCGCAGACCTGCGTCTTTCATCTTTGTAGGCCCGACCGGCGTGGGAAAGACCGAGCTGGTTAAGGTACTGTCAAAGGAGCTGTTTGACACACCGGAAACGCTGATACGGCTCGATATGTCGGAATTTATGGAAAAGCATTCGGTGTCCCGGATCATCGGTTCGCCTCCGGGCTATGTAGGCTACGACGAAGCCGGCCAGGTTACGGAAAAAGTGCGACGGCGTCCATACTCCGTTCTGCTTTTTGACGAAATTGAGAAAGCGCATCCCGATGTGATGAATATTCTTCTGCAAATTCTTGACGAGGGACGCATTACCGACGCTCATGGCCGTACCGTCAACTTTGAAAACACGGTGTTGGTCATGACCTCCAATGCGGGCAGCGAAAAAAAGGAGGGTACGCTCGGATTTGCCAAGAATGATACCGATGTAACGCGTGAAAAGGCATTGAAGGCTCTCTCTGACTTTCTGCGCCCCGAATTCTTGAGCCGTGTAGATGAAGTCATTGTATTCCGTCCTCTCAACACAGACGATTTTGAGGCTATTTCTCACCTGATGTTGAATGAATACGTGGATTCCCTGAAAGAACGCGGCATCAAGCTGATTTATGACGATAAGGCGACCCGTTATTTAGCGCAGCATGCTTTTGGCGGGAAAAGCGCCGCAAGAGATTTGCGCAACCTCATCCGCCGGCAGGTGGAAGATAAGATTGCGTCGCTGATTGTTGATCATTACGGTGATACAATTATCGGAATTTCCATTTCAGCAGATGAAAAAGACGGGATTATCTTGGACGTTCTGAAATAA
- a CDS encoding AbrB/MazE/SpoVT family DNA-binding domain-containing protein — protein sequence MKYIKIIGLPSIVSARYRIVIDKSIRKLYGIRGTSEVYMQRNKNLLIIKPTTRKKSSMELKELSIGRFNLPIDWAKSNHVQIGGCVYLVATTEGIIVCPKGTEFLCIEGMISK from the coding sequence ATGAAGTACATTAAAATAATTGGACTGCCGTCAATTGTTTCAGCAAGGTATCGGATCGTGATCGATAAAAGCATACGCAAGCTTTATGGCATCAGGGGAACCTCAGAGGTATACATGCAGCGCAACAAAAACCTGCTGATCATTAAGCCTACCACCCGAAAAAAATCGAGCATGGAATTAAAGGAACTCAGCATCGGCAGGTTTAATCTGCCGATTGATTGGGCGAAATCTAATCACGTTCAGATCGGAGGCTGCGTTTATCTTGTGGCTACTACCGAAGGGATTATTGTCTGCCCAAAGGGGACCGAATTTCTATGTATTGAAGGGATGATAAGCAAATGA
- a CDS encoding tyrosine-type recombinase/integrase, whose translation MTPEEEEAVINAAKKDPLGHIVIFLLDTGLRACEIRNLKWADFNSLEKEIYIKKSKSKAGIRTVPLLTEAYNIIISLPHYCDYIFTSTKRSPLTKTVLRKLYDRIRKATGIKIVTNHVYRHSFATRMMENKASYKAISEILGHKDINFTMNTYTDANTKYLHEQVSVLEKKPKRKTIKFKLHHRQIQ comes from the coding sequence TTGACGCCTGAAGAAGAGGAAGCTGTAATTAATGCCGCAAAAAAAGATCCTTTAGGGCATATTGTTATTTTTCTATTAGACACAGGACTTAGAGCCTGTGAAATCAGAAATTTGAAATGGGCCGACTTCAATTCTCTGGAAAAGGAAATATATATCAAAAAAAGTAAATCCAAGGCAGGAATTCGTACAGTGCCTTTACTTACAGAAGCATATAATATCATCATATCTCTTCCCCATTACTGTGATTATATCTTTACTTCTACAAAAAGGAGTCCTCTTACGAAAACAGTATTAAGAAAACTATATGATCGAATTAGAAAAGCAACAGGGATAAAAATAGTAACTAACCACGTCTATAGGCATTCTTTTGCAACTCGAATGATGGAAAATAAAGCAAGCTATAAGGCCATATCCGAAATACTAGGCCACAAAGATATTAATTTTACTATGAATACCTACACAGATGCTAATACAAAATACTTACACGAACAGGTTTCAGTTTTAGAAAAAAAACCAAAAAGAAAAACAATCAAATTTAAATTACACCACAGACAAATACAATAA
- a CDS encoding TraG/TraD/VirD4 family protein produces the protein MRGNSHARCGAGENPTITSRDYLSLFLCFDSDVDAEQFCNGHTAVFIVFPEEDVTKHFLVSLFVSQLYNEALVIANQGGKNRLDKRVYFYLDEFGTLPKFENAQQMFTAGKSRNILLLPMIQSLEQLHKNYGREGGEIIIDCCTNALFGGFTPLSKGAEEVSKALGNQTVQSGSTSRSGSFERDSSTKSLQMIQRPLMTAEEIRNMPDNQWILTKTRTHPVKTILKRFDSWGILLKDPYVMNENAARRVRYASSEEVKAAVLKKYPQKETIEPFDISSFESPQEPSKRKYSFDDSIL, from the coding sequence GTGCGGGGAAACTCGCACGCACGGTGTGGAGCGGGGGAAAATCCTACGATAACATCAAGGGATTACCTATCGCTATTTTTATGCTTTGACAGCGACGTGGATGCGGAACAGTTCTGCAATGGCCACACGGCTGTGTTCATCGTTTTCCCGGAGGAAGATGTTACCAAGCATTTCCTTGTATCGCTTTTTGTTTCCCAGCTTTATAACGAAGCACTGGTTATTGCCAATCAAGGTGGGAAAAACCGGCTGGACAAGCGCGTCTATTTCTATCTGGATGAATTCGGTACACTACCGAAATTCGAGAACGCACAACAGATGTTTACGGCCGGTAAATCCCGTAACATTCTCCTTCTGCCTATGATCCAGTCATTGGAGCAACTCCACAAGAATTATGGACGGGAGGGCGGTGAGATTATTATCGACTGCTGCACCAACGCCCTGTTCGGCGGTTTTACTCCTTTATCCAAGGGAGCGGAGGAAGTATCAAAGGCATTAGGAAATCAGACCGTACAATCAGGAAGCACTTCCCGCAGCGGAAGCTTTGAACGCGACAGTTCCACAAAAAGCCTGCAGATGATTCAAAGGCCGCTCATGACCGCAGAAGAAATCCGGAACATGCCGGACAACCAATGGATTTTGACAAAAACCCGCACCCATCCGGTAAAAACAATTCTAAAACGGTTTGACTCATGGGGAATTCTCTTAAAAGATCCTTATGTGATGAATGAAAACGCAGCCCGAAGGGTCAGATATGCAAGCAGTGAAGAAGTCAAGGCGGCGGTATTGAAAAAGTACCCACAAAAGGAAACGATAGAACCATTTGACATTAGTTCCTTTGAGAGTCCGCAGGAACCTTCAAAACGCAAGTATTCTTTTGACGACAGTATATTGTAA